TTGATGCTTTGTTTGCTATTCACTTCTAGTTTTGACTAAAAATGGATACTTTTGGGGCAGAATTATGGAGAGGAGATTCAGGTTGTGTTATGCAAGGCTTTGGAAGAAATTTCTATTGAGAAGCAGTATCATGAGAAGTGTCTGTCCATATTGGTTCATGCTTTGCAGTCGTTTAAACAACAGTCATCAGAGGATAGACAGAACTCAGATACAGAAAGAGTTCATCTTTTTTTGAGATTCCAGTCAATGTTGTCTTCTACTCTAATGACAACTCTTCCACAACATTTTCCTGGTATGTCCATCTTTGATAGCTTGttctttgttgattttgtattttagtttgatttacACAACCAATGAGTCAGTAGTGTGTTCCTTCGTAACTATCAATGttattttctgatttcattGCTTGGAagtttgttttatatgtttgCCACTTGTTCAATCATTACTCTCATATTGTTCCTCTCTTTATTATGTTCTTAGAAATACTCCACTGGTATTTTAAGGAAAGGCTGGAGGAGTTAAGTGCAATCGTGGATGGAGATAGTATTGAAGAACGAGAGGATGATTGCATGGATTTGGACGAGAAGTTGAGATATAAAAATGGAGAAATGGATGTTGATGAAGGCTATGCCCAAGGAAAACGTTTGGGACATGACAAGTTGGTAAAGAACATTGGGAAGGTGGTCCGTGACCTTAGAAGCATTGGCTTTACATCTATGGCTGAAAATGCTTATGCTTCTGCCATCTTTTTGCTTCTTAAGGTATGTTTATGCATCAGAGACTTTATCTCCCTCACTAAGAGTTATAACATGGTATAGGTAGTGACTATACATACGAATAACTTGTACTCTGTTTGGCAATGTTATACGGCAGGCGAAAGTCCATGATCTGGCTGGTGATGATTACAGGACGTCTGTTTTGGAATCAATCAAAGAATGGATTCAGGTAGGTTTTGCTGGTGAGATTCTCACTGCACCATCAGATTAGTTTGGTAATTTTGAGATACCTGATCTTTTAATGTCTCTTTTCAGACTGTCCCTCTACAGTTCCTTAATGCACTTCTTTCTTATCTTGGTGATTCTGTAAGTTATGGTACCGCATCTTCTGACCTCACGTCCCCTCTGGCTTGTTGCCCATCTCCTAGCTTTTCCAGAGTGGTGACTCCTTCCGAAGGAATTGTTAGGTGGAAACTACGGCTAGAGTATTTTGCGTATGAGACACTGCAAGATTTAAGGATAGCCAAATTATTTGAGATCATTGTTGATTATCCTGAGAggtatttttacttttttttctccccACATATCTCACTCGAGACTCAATTCAAATATTGCAACAAGTCGAATTATCTTGCATCTCTGATGGATTTTTTGGTGCTGCAACAGTTCTCCTTCCATTGAAGACTTAAAACAGTGTCTTGAATATACTGGACAACATTCTAAGCTAGTTGAATCTTTTATTTCTTCGCTGAAATATCGTTTGCTCACTGCTGGTGCATCAACCAATGATATATTGCATCAGTATGTATCGACTATTAAAGCCCTTCGAGCAATAGACCCAGCTGGTGTATTTCTGGAAGCAGTGGGTGAACCAATTAGAGACTATTTACGGGGGAGGAAAGACACCATTAAATGTATTGTTACTATGCTTACTGATGGAAGTGGAGGGAATGCTAATGGTTCCGGTAATCCTGGGGATAGTCTTCTTGAAGAATTAATGAGGGATGAAGAAAACCAAGAGGATACCGGTTTTGACGATGATTTTCACACTGATGATAAGCAAGCCTGGATCAATGCTTCCCGGTATCCTTCCTGTTGTATATATTCTTGATTATAATCGCATTGGATTTATTTGTCTGACACCTTTTAATGTGCTTTGTCCTCTCAGGTGGGAACCGGACCCTGTCGAGGCTGATCCTTTAAAAGGTAGCCTCAGTCAGAGGAAGGTAGACATACTTGGAATGCTTGTTGATATAATAGGATCAAAAGAGCAATTAGTAAATGAATATCGTGTTATGCTTGCGGAAAAGCTTCTTAACAAGACTGATTATGACATCGACACTGAGATACGCACTGTGGAACTTCTCAAGGCAAGCTCCATTTTAACACTCTTAAGTTCGACTTTACCAAACTATTGGATTCTTTCTATAGTGTTGAATCTAACTTTACCTTCTCTGATTATGCCAATAGATACATTTTGGAGAAGCCAGTATGCAAAGATGCGAGATAATGCTGAACGACTTAATTGATTCTAAGAGAGTGAACACCAACATTAAAAAGGCATCCCAAACAGGTTGTTATATTTCTGAATTGTTTACTCGTGCAAGGTGGATACTTGTCTGATTCTATTACTTAGTATATGTGTCCATTGCTTCTGTTTAGGCACCGAGTTAAGAGAGAGTGAGCTATTTGTTGATACTCTTACCTCGACAATACTTTCAACAAACTTCTGGCCACCAATTCAGGTATTCATATATTCTTCCCTCTGATTTTTCATCCATCATGTCATACACACATGAGGCGTATAGATTATTGTGATAGCTTCCATTTACTGAATTAAAAGTGGAATTTCAGGATGAACCTCTAGAGCTACCAGGACCTATTGACAAGCTTCTATCAGATTATGCCAATCGGTATCATGAAATCAAGACCCCTCGTAAACTACTTTGGAAGAAAAATCTTGGCACTGTCAAGGTACATCTAGCATAAACACTTAAGTGAACGATTCATGTTTTGGATTATTGGATAAATCAGATACCTCTCTGAAATGGCTTTGATGGATTCAGTTGGAGTTGCAATTTGAAGACAGAACTATGCAGTTCACGGTCTCCCCCACACATGCAGCCATTATAATGcaatttcaagaaaagaaaaggttaaaTTACAAGAATCGATCAATACAGATATAACCTCTTCAAAATGTTTAATTGAAATCACGTAATTTTTTCAGTTGGACCTCTAAAGATCTTGCTGCAGTCATTGGGGTACCCGTTGATGTATTAACCCGAAGAGTAAACTTTTGGATAAGCAAGGTATATAATGTAATTGTAGTCTCTTGCTTTAAACCACTCGTGTAGAAAAAAAGCTTATTTGCAACTTTCCTGCACTTAGGGAGTTCTGAGAGAATCTACAGGAGTAGACTCAACTTCCAACGTGTTAACACTTGTTGAATCCATAACTGATTCCGGAAAGAACGAAGGCGAGGAGCTTCTAACAGGCGATGAAGAGAGTGAAACATCGATTGCCTCTGTGGAAGATCAACTTCGCAAAGAAATGACCATATACGAGGTATGTAAAATTCTTAGGAAACCTCTTCATTCTCcagaaatattataaatccTAAACAAATTATCAACCATGTTTCAGAAATTCATCATGGGAATGCTCACAAACTTTGGTACCATGGCATTAGAACGAATCCATAACACTCTTAAGGTACAATCTGATATATCAACCTAACTGATCCTACAACATTGTTGTCTTGATCATTGatcattgctctgttttttttttttttcttccttgtaGATGTTTTGTGTGGCTGACCCTTCTTATGACAAGTCACTGCAACAGCTTCAGAGCTTTCTTTCTGGTTTGGTTTCCGAAGAGAAACTAGAGTTTAGAGATGGAATGTATTTGttaaaaaagtagaagaaacctTTTCATGTGTTTGACTAGAActagttttgtcttttgtatCAAGATCCTTGTCTTCTTGCTTTCACATTGTCCTTAAAGAAATTGTGCTCCAAGTGATATACTGTTACCACTTTCCAAATTGATTAACGGAAATGAAACTTTTTCTACTCTTCTGGACGTGTAAACGATACCTTATGGTCTTATGGGTTATCTCTGTCTATATAATAAAGAAGATATCAACAATGAGTGAGGACCTAAGCTCGTAATAATCTCAAAAGCTGAGAACTTGAGAAACCTGAAGTCCCCTAGGAGATCTTGTTACTACCAGAGCCGCCGGTTAAAAATAACCGTAAGAAAAAGGCTACCAAGGCACATAATGGCATGTTAGGGCTGTGTCCATGTCgtgtgagagaagagagaaaagctcGCCTTAATCATTCCTCTTGACAAACACAAATTTTTCTTTCACCATTCCTCCTTCTCGacattctctttctctttggcCGAGACATGTCGGATGAATTTTTCAAACGTCCATTGAGGCCGATTTTAGGTCAAGAACCAGGTTATAACactgtcggttgacaccaacaATTTATGGTCAGCCAGTTTAGTTTTAAATCGccgatttgattgtttttgggtttggttAGTGTATTTAAGGAAAAACTCAACGCCCTTGTCTTGTTTTAGCCGCTTTCCATTCCCCAAAGAGTTAGAAGTTTTCCTGTAagttttttcaagttttttggAGTTCATGTGAGTGGAGATATGAGAGGCTAAGGAAGTAAGAGGAGCTTGCTGTGGTCATGTAATGTCTTCaaactgttttattttaattattacaaatCTTATTTGGACCTATATGTGTAATTGTAAATCCATATATAAGATAGTATTATTTATTGCTCATTAATTAAGCTTTACAAGGAGAAAGTGGAGAACCGCATAAACAATCGTTGCCGCCAAAGACGCTGGCCAAGAACTTTGTAGCTGGAAGCTTTCCACAAAGATGGTTTTGACTCAAGTTGAGTGTTTGCAGCCCAGCCACCGAAACGGGCACCTTTCCATATATCAAGTTTCTTGACAGATCCAAGCTTCTCAACGACTTGGTGAACTTTACCTTCCCAAAGTCAAACCGAAGTTTGTTTCCTGACATCTTGAACTCCAACAAAGCTGCTGCGTGGTTCAGGAAACTTGCTGGACTCCCTGAGATatcattttctgaaaagtcgACGTAATGCATAGATTCGGTTCTCACTGGCTTCCAATCTTCGAACCTCATCTTGATTCCACATTTAGCAAGCTTCAAATTGTATATTTCAGGTGACAATGTTACCCATTCTGGAATCATTTCGAAATGATATTGGTTGTAGGAGAGATCTAGAGAGCCAATGCCGTCGACGAACTTCATGGCAGGGAATCTACCGGTCAGAAGATTGTgggagagtttgagatggaaAATACTAGTCATATTTGCGAAACTAATCGGCACGGCCCCTGAGAACCGATTCCTCGAGAGATCCAATGTGGAGAGCTCTCCAAATTTCGATAAATAGTTAGGAATTGCCCCTGAAAGATTGTTCTGGCTCAGATCAAGGAACGTGACAGTTGGTGCAAGCGATGCAATCGACGTAGGAAGTTTTCCAAAGAATTTGTTGCGGGAGAGATCCAGACCAAGAAGCTTCGTCATagatttgaaaatatttggaaTGGTTCCTGAGAGGCGGTTGGCGCCTAGATCGAGCCAAGTTAACCGAGTCAATTTTGATATCGAACTCGGGATCGGACCAGTGAACCTATTGTTATCCAGAGCTACATCTTCAACTTGGCTTAGCGCGCCGATATTGGCAGGAAGGGGACCAGAGAGATGAGTATGAGAGATGCGAATTAGGTTTAGGTTTGGTAATTTGAAAAGGAATTGAGGAAAAGATCCAGTGATCTTGAGATAGGTGAAGGAAACTGACTCGAGGTGCTCAAGTCTTGCCAACGTCATTGAGATATTTCCCCAGAGAGAGCCTCCGCCACCTCCGTATATTCGCAGTTCGGTGACGCGATCCCCGGTGATGCAAATGACACCCATCCAGGAGCAGCATTCAGTTCCTTTCTTCCAAGTGCTGAGAATGCCCAAAGGATCTCGGGTTATACCGGCTTTGAAAGCTAAAAGACCCGTTTCGTCATCGGGATGGCACGTGGCAGCTCTAGTTGAAGTTAAACAACTGATAGAGATAACGGCGGCAAAGATGAAAATAGTGAAGGAGCAAGAGTTCATGGTGGTTGTGTGGTGAGACACTACTGAGACTCAGAGTCTCAGAGAAGAAAAACGCAGCCTATTAATAAAGCACAGATCTAGAACTTTTTCTTTTCGGGAGAATCTTTTATTTCTTGCGAAACAAATTACTGTTTCAAAAGCGTAATTTATTTCTTGTAAAACAAGTTACATAACTTGTACGTAAGTAGCTATTACTTTTAATAACTGCAGAGTCAAAGTTTAAAATCGATCcattcgtatatatatatatactaagtgATACCCCGTGATACAGCacggattatatattttgttagttacttttttgtaatttgtatttttgtaatctagttttttattttgatttatttttttgtttatatagtgtttatttatatatttcgaGTTATACAGTAAATTAGAAATCCTAATAAATTAGTTTGTAGAATGTagcttttcacggaaacagatACACtgcaatattggatagtagttttgtagtaAAATGCATTTGCTTGATAGGTGGCCGGTAATACACAACAAAATCAGCCGTAATAGCTCAATAATTTTGATCAAGCTAGGGATGCAATGGTTAATAACCAATTTTCATTGCATAAGTTGtataaaactctaaatttcatAAATGTAAACTGATTGGTgctggaaaaaaacaaaaaattgattgtCGTTGAATAAAATAACTCATAGTATATAAGAATGTAGTTTGGATATAGGAAAGTATAGCGTAAATCAATAacttaattaatgaaataaataatccTTACAATCAAAACATAGTTTGAGCGAACgtattagaaaagtaaaaacaaaaaacaaaaatgattaaaattaaaattttatgctTGTGTGTTTCGGTTTTTTGGTGTTATGAGCTATGTTGAATGAGCAATATTTATAGACCTATAAGGAGATCCTAGGGTTGTAGGTGAGTGATTAGCAATATATGGAATATGCGAGTAATATATCAATGATTAAGAATATGCAATATTGGTTTCCATTTgctattaattatatgatttccaGTTTCCATATAATCTAAATCGAAGATGTAATTAAGATATTCTAGTTTCTATAATCTTAAAAtattgaatgttgtttgatttgtttaattagcATTGAAGATCGAGATAATTTTGGGAACAAAGATATGGAAAGATTATCCTGATTTATGCTTTATTTAGGATACTATTATGGTTCTTAGAATCACaaaatattcctttttaaagattatttgttaagatcgaatctcggtaattaaggaaatatccaaatttttggtaattaaaatttatggttttcatttaaatatcttaaaggaaaatgaaatcagaGTGTTTGCCTATAAGAAATAATTCTGTTTGGGatcttaaataactaatcttgaatgaaataatatactggANcaaaaaacaaaaatgattaaaattaaaattttatgctTGTGTGTTTCGGTTTTTTGGTGTTATGAGCTATGTTGAATGAGCAATATTTATAGACCTATAAGGAGATCCTAGGGTTGTAGGTGAGTGATTAGCAATATATGGAATATGCGAGTAATATATCAATGATTAAGAATATGCAATATTGGTTTCCATTTgctattaattatatgatttccaGTTTCCATATAATCTAAATCGAAGATGTAATTAAGATATTCTAGTTTCTATAATCTTAAAAtattgaatgttgtttgatttgtttaattagcATTGAAGATCGAGATAATTTTGGGAACAAAGATATGGAAAGATTATCCTGATTTATGCTTTATTTAGGATACTATTATGGTTCTTAGAATCACaaaatattcctttttaaagattatttgttaagatcgaatctcggtaattaaggaaatatccaaatttttggtaattaaaatttatggttttcatttaaatatcttaaaggaaaatgaaatcagaGTGTTTGCCTATAAGAAATAATTCTGTTTGGGatcttaaataactaatcttgaatgaaataatatactggATCCGAAAAAGATTAAtctggagtacaaacagatccgcgggtttttttccttctgttgtCGGATATTTTAGGATCCGCGTCCTGACCCATAATTTTTTAAGTGATCGATCGAGGATATAATGGTCATTTGTCAAAAacgaaactataggttaattagattaaattttgtgattctctaatcatttttaatgaaaaacttACCAAAACCAAGTCATCGTCCATTTTAAGTCTAGTGAGTAATTCTGCTTTAATAGTAGTATAGATTTTGCTAAAATTATCATGTCGTTTTCAgtttagcaatttttttttcttttttcattgggctttattaatttattttataaaagtcaCGTTTCAAGTGGAAACGGATTATTACCGGACCTTTTGCATGTGGCTGTAATAGTGGTTTCCGTAATTAGAGGTCAATTATTATCATATTCGAAAATCGAAATAATCACTACACGTTAGGCTTGATAGCTTTCTTATAGTTTCTCTGCTCTAATTAAGCGTgtaatttcttaattatatcattcattCTGAAGGATCACACATTTTACATGTgttcgtttttcttttcttaatgttTGAATGTGAACACATGTTACACATCCATGTGTTTATATATCCAAGAGATATGATATATTTGAAATCCAGATCTTtgacaaaataaagatataaatttttaaaactcaaattatATTGGGACAATAAGGGTCTTTACTCAcgttcttataaaataaaaaaacaaaatctgtatacatcATTGTAAAGTTAAAATCTAaaccacttttttataaaccaaactgaaagataatttcattttagttaattgtaaaatctgaaCATAAAtaacctcatttgtaaacccaaactgatatacaatttcattctaattgtaaaatctaaaccctaatcacctcatttattataaacccaaaccgacaaacCGATtcataatttcgttctaattgtaaaatctagaccctaattctcatttataaacctaaaccgatatataacttcgtttaattataaaatctaaaccaagctaaCATTCAACTTTCATtcattaaaagtatacatacagtaatttgttttctcaactttttttttgctttttaattgaattttgatttattcttttcaatgaaatattatataaaagattttgattggttgaaaaagaaaaagtgaataaaagagttcacccctaggggtgaatataaggggggtgtattcaaaccatgattttggagaatttgatgggatttaggaaatttagaattttgatagattttagggaagttcatatgattttctgtaaaattctttcaaatcccacctaaaaccatgagatttggatttctgtatttttaactaaacaaatcctccagaatcctaaaaattattaaaatcctaatccacaaaactgttttgaataacagtggattttaaagtagatttttaaatcatcagttcaataacaaagggttttaatggattttaaagtagatttttaaatcatcagttcaataacaaagggttttaatggattttaaagtagatttttaaatcatcagttcaataacaaagggttttaatggattttaaagtagatttttaaatcatcagttcaataacaaagggttttaatggattttaaagtagatttttaaatcatcagttcaataacaaagggttttaatggattttaaagtagatttttaaatcatcagttcaataacaaagggttttaatggattttaaagtagatttttaaatcatcagttcaataacaaagggttttaatggattttaaagtagatttttaaatcatcagttcaataacaaagggttttaatggattttaaagtagatttttaaatcatcagttcaataacaaagggttttaatggattttaaagtagatttttaaatcatcagttcaataacaaagggttttaatggattttaaagtagatttttaaatcatcagttcaataacaaagggttttaatggattttaaagtagatttttaaatcatcagttcaataacaaagggttttaatggattttaaagtagatttttaaatcatcagttcaataacaaagggttttaatggattttaaagtagatttttaaatcatcagttcaataacaaagggttttaatggattttaaagtagatttttaaatcatcagttcaataacaaagggttttaatggattttaaagtagatttttaaatcatcagttcaataacaaagggttttaatggatt
The Camelina sativa cultivar DH55 chromosome 15, Cs, whole genome shotgun sequence DNA segment above includes these coding regions:
- the LOC104747143 gene encoding anaphase-promoting complex subunit 2, producing the protein MEALGSSDCNLEILETLSDDAIQEITESYDGFFTTVESLIAGTGVEDEFLSHVYCLCKYGLDSLVRDHFLRSLEQAFEKGGASSFWHHFDAYSEKKLTNYGEEIQVVLCKALEEISIEKQYHEKCLSILVHALQSFKQQSSEDRQNSDTERVHLFLRFQSMLSSTLMTTLPQHFPEILHWYFKERLEELSAIVDGDSIEEREDDCMDLDEKLRYKNGEMDVDEGYAQGKRLGHDKLVKNIGKVVRDLRSIGFTSMAENAYASAIFLLLKAKVHDLAGDDYRTSVLESIKEWIQTVPLQFLNALLSYLGDSVSYGTASSDLTSPLACCPSPSFSRVVTPSEGIVRWKLRLEYFAYETLQDLRIAKLFEIIVDYPESSPSIEDLKQCLEYTGQHSKLVESFISSLKYRLLTAGASTNDILHQYVSTIKALRAIDPAGVFLEAVGEPIRDYLRGRKDTIKCIVTMLTDGSGGNANGSGNPGDSLLEELMRDEENQEDTGFDDDFHTDDKQAWINASRWEPDPVEADPLKGSLSQRKVDILGMLVDIIGSKEQLVNEYRVMLAEKLLNKTDYDIDTEIRTVELLKIHFGEASMQRCEIMLNDLIDSKRVNTNIKKASQTGTELRESELFVDTLTSTILSTNFWPPIQDEPLELPGPIDKLLSDYANRYHEIKTPRKLLWKKNLGTVKLELQFEDRTMQFTVSPTHAAIIMQFQEKKSWTSKDLAAVIGVPVDVLTRRVNFWISKGVLRESTGVDSTSNVLTLVESITDSGKNEGEELLTGDEESETSIASVEDQLRKEMTIYEKFIMGMLTNFGTMALERIHNTLKMFCVADPSYDKSLQQLQSFLSGLVSEEKLEFRDGMYLLKK
- the LOC104747144 gene encoding probable LRR receptor-like serine/threonine-protein kinase At4g36180, whose amino-acid sequence is MNSCSFTIFIFAAVISISCLTSTRAATCHPDDETGLLAFKAGITRDPLGILSTWKKGTECCSWMGVICITGDRVTELRIYGGGGGSLWGNISMTLARLEHLESVSFTYLKITGSFPQFLFKLPNLNLIRISHTHLSGPLPANIGALSQVEDVALDNNRFTGPIPSSISKLTRLTWLDLGANRLSGTIPNIFKSMTKLLGLDLSRNKFFGKLPTSIASLAPTVTFLDLSQNNLSGAIPNYLSKFGELSTLDLSRNRFSGAVPISFANMTSIFHLKLSHNLLTGRFPAMKFVDGIGSLDLSYNQYHFEMIPEWVTLSPEIYNLKLAKCGIKMRFEDWKPVRTESMHYVDFSENDISGSPASFLNHAAALLEFKMSGNKLRFDFGKVKFTKSLRSLDLSRNLIYGKVPVSVAGLQTLNLSQNHLCGKLPATKFLASVFGGNDCLCGSPLSPCKA